A genomic segment from Maniola jurtina chromosome 9, ilManJurt1.1, whole genome shotgun sequence encodes:
- the LOC123868155 gene encoding facilitated trehalose transporter Tret1-2 homolog isoform X3 codes for MKEDNNIVTVSLKYYKDLDDKQGDSNNGAMADVGVSQSVLVEPREDTGRKLPQYIAALSATLGALAAGAMLGWSSPVVFRITQNTTNEYDFDVTPTQGDWVSSLINLGAAAICFPIGLVMDAIGRKKTMLLLVIPFTLGWLLITFATSVAMLMAGRFITGVAGGAFCVTAPAYNSEIAQDSIRGTLGSFFQLMITVGILFAYAVGSYTSIFVFNILCTMIPIIFGLVFFFMPESPNFLVIKGRPEEAKDALIRLRGRNYDVDSELSNLQMKADLAKSQPISFASAITKKTALKALLICYALMLFQQLSGINAVIFNTSAIFDSAGATIPAAIATIIIGVIQVIATFVSSVVVDKLGRRILLLFSALVMCLCSTALGVFFFLKDTHGEGSSIVEAISWLPLLSLSLFIVAFSLGFGPIPWMMAGELCLIDIKAFVGSTAGTFNWLLSFTVTSTFNSLNTLIGSGQVFWVFAGIMLIGFVFIFFVVPETKGKSVDEIQLMLGAEPQATINNVDEKI; via the exons atgaAGGAGGATAACAATATTGTGACTGTGTCGTTGAAGTATTACAAGGATTTAGATGATAAG CAAGGGGATAGCAATAACGGAGCGATGGCAGATGTGGGAGTGTCACAGTCTGTGCTGGTGGAGCCGAGAGAAGACACGGGGAGGAAGCTGCCACAGTACATTGCAGCTTTGTCAG CTACCCTCGGAGCGTTAGCAGCCGGTGCCATGTTAGGATGGTCATCGCCTGTCGTCTTCAGAATAACTCAAAACACCACAAACGAATACGACTTCGACGTGACACCAACCCAGGGCGATTGGGTTTCCTCTCTCATCAACCTCGGAGCTGCCGCCATTTGCTTCCCCATAGGTCTCGTTATGGACGCCATAGGCAGGAAGAAAACCATGCTTTTACTTGTCATACCCTTTACTTTAGGCTGGTTACTTATTACCTTCGCGACTAGTGTTGCAATGTTAATGGCTGGAAGATTTATTACTGGTGTAGCGGGTGGTGCGTTTTGCGTCACAGCTCCTGCGTACAACAGTGAAATTGCTCAGGACTCCATACGCGGAACTTTGGGAAGTTTCTTCCAATTGATGATAACTGTCGGTATACTGTTCGCTTATGCTGTCGGAAGCTACACATCCATTTTCGTATTCAACATATTGTGTACCATGATCCCAATTATTTTCGGTTTAGTATTCTTCTTTATGCCCGAGAGTCCAAACTTTTTAGTCATAAAAGGCAGGCCCGAGGAAGCCAAAGATGCCCTGATAAGATTACGCGGTCGGAACTACGATGTTGATAGCGAACTGAGCAATCTCCAAATGAAAGCTGACTTAGCAAAAAGTCAACCAATTTCGTTCGCATCGGCGATTACAAAGAAAACTGCATTGAAAGCTCTCTTGATTTGCTACGCGTTGATGTTATTCCAGCAACTATCTGGTATTAACGCGGTCATTTTCAATACATCCGCCATTTTTGATAGCGCAGGCGCAACTATTCCAGCGGCAATCGCCACTATTATAATTGGAGTAATCCAAGTTATTGCTACTTTTGTTTCTAGTGTGGTAGTCGATAAATTGGGCAGACGAATCCTTTTACTTTTCTCCGCGCTTGTCATGTGCTTATGTTCAACCGCTTTGGGCGTTTTCTTCTTCTTAAAGGACACCCACGGTGAAGGATCCTCGATAGTTGAAGCTATATCCTGGCTTCCTTTGTTGTCATTGTCGCTATTCATTGTTGCGTTTTCCCTCGGTTTTGGACCAATCCCTTGGATGATGGCTGGTGAATTATGTTTAATCGACATCAAAGCATTTGTCGGTTCAACTGCGGGTACCTTTAACTGGCTCCTAAGTTTCACAGTTACAAGCACATTCAACTCTTTAAACACTCTTATAGGATCTGGTCAAGTATTCTGGGTATTCGCTGGTATCATGCTGATAGGTTTCGTATTTATATTCTTCGTTGTACCCGAAACTAAGGGGAAGAGTGTTGACGAAATTCAGTTAATGCTAGGCGCAGAACCACAGGCAACCATAAATAATGTGGATGAAAAGATATAA
- the LOC123868155 gene encoding facilitated trehalose transporter Tret1-2 homolog isoform X1 — MRSSLYYRRQRHDSSETEPLLPALPGPTQNEEQGDSNNGAMADVGVSQSVLVEPREDTGRKLPQYIAALSATLGALAAGAMLGWSSPVVFRITQNTTNEYDFDVTPTQGDWVSSLINLGAAAICFPIGLVMDAIGRKKTMLLLVIPFTLGWLLITFATSVAMLMAGRFITGVAGGAFCVTAPAYNSEIAQDSIRGTLGSFFQLMITVGILFAYAVGSYTSIFVFNILCTMIPIIFGLVFFFMPESPNFLVIKGRPEEAKDALIRLRGRNYDVDSELSNLQMKADLAKSQPISFASAITKKTALKALLICYALMLFQQLSGINAVIFNTSAIFDSAGATIPAAIATIIIGVIQVIATFVSSVVVDKLGRRILLLFSALVMCLCSTALGVFFFLKDTHGEGSSIVEAISWLPLLSLSLFIVAFSLGFGPIPWMMAGELCLIDIKAFVGSTAGTFNWLLSFTVTSTFNSLNTLIGSGQVFWVFAGIMLIGFVFIFFVVPETKGKSVDEIQLMLGAEPQATINNVDEKI; from the exons ATGCGCTCTTCTTTATATTACCGTCGTCAACGGCATGACAGTTCAGAAACAGAACCTTTGCTTCCCGCGTTACCTGGCCCCACTCAAAATGAAGAG CAAGGGGATAGCAATAACGGAGCGATGGCAGATGTGGGAGTGTCACAGTCTGTGCTGGTGGAGCCGAGAGAAGACACGGGGAGGAAGCTGCCACAGTACATTGCAGCTTTGTCAG CTACCCTCGGAGCGTTAGCAGCCGGTGCCATGTTAGGATGGTCATCGCCTGTCGTCTTCAGAATAACTCAAAACACCACAAACGAATACGACTTCGACGTGACACCAACCCAGGGCGATTGGGTTTCCTCTCTCATCAACCTCGGAGCTGCCGCCATTTGCTTCCCCATAGGTCTCGTTATGGACGCCATAGGCAGGAAGAAAACCATGCTTTTACTTGTCATACCCTTTACTTTAGGCTGGTTACTTATTACCTTCGCGACTAGTGTTGCAATGTTAATGGCTGGAAGATTTATTACTGGTGTAGCGGGTGGTGCGTTTTGCGTCACAGCTCCTGCGTACAACAGTGAAATTGCTCAGGACTCCATACGCGGAACTTTGGGAAGTTTCTTCCAATTGATGATAACTGTCGGTATACTGTTCGCTTATGCTGTCGGAAGCTACACATCCATTTTCGTATTCAACATATTGTGTACCATGATCCCAATTATTTTCGGTTTAGTATTCTTCTTTATGCCCGAGAGTCCAAACTTTTTAGTCATAAAAGGCAGGCCCGAGGAAGCCAAAGATGCCCTGATAAGATTACGCGGTCGGAACTACGATGTTGATAGCGAACTGAGCAATCTCCAAATGAAAGCTGACTTAGCAAAAAGTCAACCAATTTCGTTCGCATCGGCGATTACAAAGAAAACTGCATTGAAAGCTCTCTTGATTTGCTACGCGTTGATGTTATTCCAGCAACTATCTGGTATTAACGCGGTCATTTTCAATACATCCGCCATTTTTGATAGCGCAGGCGCAACTATTCCAGCGGCAATCGCCACTATTATAATTGGAGTAATCCAAGTTATTGCTACTTTTGTTTCTAGTGTGGTAGTCGATAAATTGGGCAGACGAATCCTTTTACTTTTCTCCGCGCTTGTCATGTGCTTATGTTCAACCGCTTTGGGCGTTTTCTTCTTCTTAAAGGACACCCACGGTGAAGGATCCTCGATAGTTGAAGCTATATCCTGGCTTCCTTTGTTGTCATTGTCGCTATTCATTGTTGCGTTTTCCCTCGGTTTTGGACCAATCCCTTGGATGATGGCTGGTGAATTATGTTTAATCGACATCAAAGCATTTGTCGGTTCAACTGCGGGTACCTTTAACTGGCTCCTAAGTTTCACAGTTACAAGCACATTCAACTCTTTAAACACTCTTATAGGATCTGGTCAAGTATTCTGGGTATTCGCTGGTATCATGCTGATAGGTTTCGTATTTATATTCTTCGTTGTACCCGAAACTAAGGGGAAGAGTGTTGACGAAATTCAGTTAATGCTAGGCGCAGAACCACAGGCAACCATAAATAATGTGGATGAAAAGATATAA
- the LOC123868155 gene encoding facilitated trehalose transporter Tret1-2 homolog isoform X4, translating into MTEKKAASAETIGLLEKRQGDSNNGAMADVGVSQSVLVEPREDTGRKLPQYIAALSATLGALAAGAMLGWSSPVVFRITQNTTNEYDFDVTPTQGDWVSSLINLGAAAICFPIGLVMDAIGRKKTMLLLVIPFTLGWLLITFATSVAMLMAGRFITGVAGGAFCVTAPAYNSEIAQDSIRGTLGSFFQLMITVGILFAYAVGSYTSIFVFNILCTMIPIIFGLVFFFMPESPNFLVIKGRPEEAKDALIRLRGRNYDVDSELSNLQMKADLAKSQPISFASAITKKTALKALLICYALMLFQQLSGINAVIFNTSAIFDSAGATIPAAIATIIIGVIQVIATFVSSVVVDKLGRRILLLFSALVMCLCSTALGVFFFLKDTHGEGSSIVEAISWLPLLSLSLFIVAFSLGFGPIPWMMAGELCLIDIKAFVGSTAGTFNWLLSFTVTSTFNSLNTLIGSGQVFWVFAGIMLIGFVFIFFVVPETKGKSVDEIQLMLGAEPQATINNVDEKI; encoded by the exons CAAGGGGATAGCAATAACGGAGCGATGGCAGATGTGGGAGTGTCACAGTCTGTGCTGGTGGAGCCGAGAGAAGACACGGGGAGGAAGCTGCCACAGTACATTGCAGCTTTGTCAG CTACCCTCGGAGCGTTAGCAGCCGGTGCCATGTTAGGATGGTCATCGCCTGTCGTCTTCAGAATAACTCAAAACACCACAAACGAATACGACTTCGACGTGACACCAACCCAGGGCGATTGGGTTTCCTCTCTCATCAACCTCGGAGCTGCCGCCATTTGCTTCCCCATAGGTCTCGTTATGGACGCCATAGGCAGGAAGAAAACCATGCTTTTACTTGTCATACCCTTTACTTTAGGCTGGTTACTTATTACCTTCGCGACTAGTGTTGCAATGTTAATGGCTGGAAGATTTATTACTGGTGTAGCGGGTGGTGCGTTTTGCGTCACAGCTCCTGCGTACAACAGTGAAATTGCTCAGGACTCCATACGCGGAACTTTGGGAAGTTTCTTCCAATTGATGATAACTGTCGGTATACTGTTCGCTTATGCTGTCGGAAGCTACACATCCATTTTCGTATTCAACATATTGTGTACCATGATCCCAATTATTTTCGGTTTAGTATTCTTCTTTATGCCCGAGAGTCCAAACTTTTTAGTCATAAAAGGCAGGCCCGAGGAAGCCAAAGATGCCCTGATAAGATTACGCGGTCGGAACTACGATGTTGATAGCGAACTGAGCAATCTCCAAATGAAAGCTGACTTAGCAAAAAGTCAACCAATTTCGTTCGCATCGGCGATTACAAAGAAAACTGCATTGAAAGCTCTCTTGATTTGCTACGCGTTGATGTTATTCCAGCAACTATCTGGTATTAACGCGGTCATTTTCAATACATCCGCCATTTTTGATAGCGCAGGCGCAACTATTCCAGCGGCAATCGCCACTATTATAATTGGAGTAATCCAAGTTATTGCTACTTTTGTTTCTAGTGTGGTAGTCGATAAATTGGGCAGACGAATCCTTTTACTTTTCTCCGCGCTTGTCATGTGCTTATGTTCAACCGCTTTGGGCGTTTTCTTCTTCTTAAAGGACACCCACGGTGAAGGATCCTCGATAGTTGAAGCTATATCCTGGCTTCCTTTGTTGTCATTGTCGCTATTCATTGTTGCGTTTTCCCTCGGTTTTGGACCAATCCCTTGGATGATGGCTGGTGAATTATGTTTAATCGACATCAAAGCATTTGTCGGTTCAACTGCGGGTACCTTTAACTGGCTCCTAAGTTTCACAGTTACAAGCACATTCAACTCTTTAAACACTCTTATAGGATCTGGTCAAGTATTCTGGGTATTCGCTGGTATCATGCTGATAGGTTTCGTATTTATATTCTTCGTTGTACCCGAAACTAAGGGGAAGAGTGTTGACGAAATTCAGTTAATGCTAGGCGCAGAACCACAGGCAACCATAAATAATGTGGATGAAAAGATATAA
- the LOC123868155 gene encoding facilitated trehalose transporter Tret1-2 homolog isoform X2 has protein sequence MENNRRYYDNGGFVRSEKNVRMSKKQGDSNNGAMADVGVSQSVLVEPREDTGRKLPQYIAALSATLGALAAGAMLGWSSPVVFRITQNTTNEYDFDVTPTQGDWVSSLINLGAAAICFPIGLVMDAIGRKKTMLLLVIPFTLGWLLITFATSVAMLMAGRFITGVAGGAFCVTAPAYNSEIAQDSIRGTLGSFFQLMITVGILFAYAVGSYTSIFVFNILCTMIPIIFGLVFFFMPESPNFLVIKGRPEEAKDALIRLRGRNYDVDSELSNLQMKADLAKSQPISFASAITKKTALKALLICYALMLFQQLSGINAVIFNTSAIFDSAGATIPAAIATIIIGVIQVIATFVSSVVVDKLGRRILLLFSALVMCLCSTALGVFFFLKDTHGEGSSIVEAISWLPLLSLSLFIVAFSLGFGPIPWMMAGELCLIDIKAFVGSTAGTFNWLLSFTVTSTFNSLNTLIGSGQVFWVFAGIMLIGFVFIFFVVPETKGKSVDEIQLMLGAEPQATINNVDEKI, from the exons CAAGGGGATAGCAATAACGGAGCGATGGCAGATGTGGGAGTGTCACAGTCTGTGCTGGTGGAGCCGAGAGAAGACACGGGGAGGAAGCTGCCACAGTACATTGCAGCTTTGTCAG CTACCCTCGGAGCGTTAGCAGCCGGTGCCATGTTAGGATGGTCATCGCCTGTCGTCTTCAGAATAACTCAAAACACCACAAACGAATACGACTTCGACGTGACACCAACCCAGGGCGATTGGGTTTCCTCTCTCATCAACCTCGGAGCTGCCGCCATTTGCTTCCCCATAGGTCTCGTTATGGACGCCATAGGCAGGAAGAAAACCATGCTTTTACTTGTCATACCCTTTACTTTAGGCTGGTTACTTATTACCTTCGCGACTAGTGTTGCAATGTTAATGGCTGGAAGATTTATTACTGGTGTAGCGGGTGGTGCGTTTTGCGTCACAGCTCCTGCGTACAACAGTGAAATTGCTCAGGACTCCATACGCGGAACTTTGGGAAGTTTCTTCCAATTGATGATAACTGTCGGTATACTGTTCGCTTATGCTGTCGGAAGCTACACATCCATTTTCGTATTCAACATATTGTGTACCATGATCCCAATTATTTTCGGTTTAGTATTCTTCTTTATGCCCGAGAGTCCAAACTTTTTAGTCATAAAAGGCAGGCCCGAGGAAGCCAAAGATGCCCTGATAAGATTACGCGGTCGGAACTACGATGTTGATAGCGAACTGAGCAATCTCCAAATGAAAGCTGACTTAGCAAAAAGTCAACCAATTTCGTTCGCATCGGCGATTACAAAGAAAACTGCATTGAAAGCTCTCTTGATTTGCTACGCGTTGATGTTATTCCAGCAACTATCTGGTATTAACGCGGTCATTTTCAATACATCCGCCATTTTTGATAGCGCAGGCGCAACTATTCCAGCGGCAATCGCCACTATTATAATTGGAGTAATCCAAGTTATTGCTACTTTTGTTTCTAGTGTGGTAGTCGATAAATTGGGCAGACGAATCCTTTTACTTTTCTCCGCGCTTGTCATGTGCTTATGTTCAACCGCTTTGGGCGTTTTCTTCTTCTTAAAGGACACCCACGGTGAAGGATCCTCGATAGTTGAAGCTATATCCTGGCTTCCTTTGTTGTCATTGTCGCTATTCATTGTTGCGTTTTCCCTCGGTTTTGGACCAATCCCTTGGATGATGGCTGGTGAATTATGTTTAATCGACATCAAAGCATTTGTCGGTTCAACTGCGGGTACCTTTAACTGGCTCCTAAGTTTCACAGTTACAAGCACATTCAACTCTTTAAACACTCTTATAGGATCTGGTCAAGTATTCTGGGTATTCGCTGGTATCATGCTGATAGGTTTCGTATTTATATTCTTCGTTGTACCCGAAACTAAGGGGAAGAGTGTTGACGAAATTCAGTTAATGCTAGGCGCAGAACCACAGGCAACCATAAATAATGTGGATGAAAAGATATAA
- the LOC123868155 gene encoding facilitated trehalose transporter Tret1 isoform X5, with amino-acid sequence MADVGVSQSVLVEPREDTGRKLPQYIAALSATLGALAAGAMLGWSSPVVFRITQNTTNEYDFDVTPTQGDWVSSLINLGAAAICFPIGLVMDAIGRKKTMLLLVIPFTLGWLLITFATSVAMLMAGRFITGVAGGAFCVTAPAYNSEIAQDSIRGTLGSFFQLMITVGILFAYAVGSYTSIFVFNILCTMIPIIFGLVFFFMPESPNFLVIKGRPEEAKDALIRLRGRNYDVDSELSNLQMKADLAKSQPISFASAITKKTALKALLICYALMLFQQLSGINAVIFNTSAIFDSAGATIPAAIATIIIGVIQVIATFVSSVVVDKLGRRILLLFSALVMCLCSTALGVFFFLKDTHGEGSSIVEAISWLPLLSLSLFIVAFSLGFGPIPWMMAGELCLIDIKAFVGSTAGTFNWLLSFTVTSTFNSLNTLIGSGQVFWVFAGIMLIGFVFIFFVVPETKGKSVDEIQLMLGAEPQATINNVDEKI; translated from the exons ATGGCAGATGTGGGAGTGTCACAGTCTGTGCTGGTGGAGCCGAGAGAAGACACGGGGAGGAAGCTGCCACAGTACATTGCAGCTTTGTCAG CTACCCTCGGAGCGTTAGCAGCCGGTGCCATGTTAGGATGGTCATCGCCTGTCGTCTTCAGAATAACTCAAAACACCACAAACGAATACGACTTCGACGTGACACCAACCCAGGGCGATTGGGTTTCCTCTCTCATCAACCTCGGAGCTGCCGCCATTTGCTTCCCCATAGGTCTCGTTATGGACGCCATAGGCAGGAAGAAAACCATGCTTTTACTTGTCATACCCTTTACTTTAGGCTGGTTACTTATTACCTTCGCGACTAGTGTTGCAATGTTAATGGCTGGAAGATTTATTACTGGTGTAGCGGGTGGTGCGTTTTGCGTCACAGCTCCTGCGTACAACAGTGAAATTGCTCAGGACTCCATACGCGGAACTTTGGGAAGTTTCTTCCAATTGATGATAACTGTCGGTATACTGTTCGCTTATGCTGTCGGAAGCTACACATCCATTTTCGTATTCAACATATTGTGTACCATGATCCCAATTATTTTCGGTTTAGTATTCTTCTTTATGCCCGAGAGTCCAAACTTTTTAGTCATAAAAGGCAGGCCCGAGGAAGCCAAAGATGCCCTGATAAGATTACGCGGTCGGAACTACGATGTTGATAGCGAACTGAGCAATCTCCAAATGAAAGCTGACTTAGCAAAAAGTCAACCAATTTCGTTCGCATCGGCGATTACAAAGAAAACTGCATTGAAAGCTCTCTTGATTTGCTACGCGTTGATGTTATTCCAGCAACTATCTGGTATTAACGCGGTCATTTTCAATACATCCGCCATTTTTGATAGCGCAGGCGCAACTATTCCAGCGGCAATCGCCACTATTATAATTGGAGTAATCCAAGTTATTGCTACTTTTGTTTCTAGTGTGGTAGTCGATAAATTGGGCAGACGAATCCTTTTACTTTTCTCCGCGCTTGTCATGTGCTTATGTTCAACCGCTTTGGGCGTTTTCTTCTTCTTAAAGGACACCCACGGTGAAGGATCCTCGATAGTTGAAGCTATATCCTGGCTTCCTTTGTTGTCATTGTCGCTATTCATTGTTGCGTTTTCCCTCGGTTTTGGACCAATCCCTTGGATGATGGCTGGTGAATTATGTTTAATCGACATCAAAGCATTTGTCGGTTCAACTGCGGGTACCTTTAACTGGCTCCTAAGTTTCACAGTTACAAGCACATTCAACTCTTTAAACACTCTTATAGGATCTGGTCAAGTATTCTGGGTATTCGCTGGTATCATGCTGATAGGTTTCGTATTTATATTCTTCGTTGTACCCGAAACTAAGGGGAAGAGTGTTGACGAAATTCAGTTAATGCTAGGCGCAGAACCACAGGCAACCATAAATAATGTGGATGAAAAGATATAA